Below is a window of Candidatus Zixiibacteriota bacterium DNA.
CTTAGAAGGATTCTTAAAAGGAAAAATTTGAATGAAAGGAGGGAAAGATGAACTGGATTGATTACGTTTTAATTGCTTTGCTTTTGGTGGCGATCTTCATCGGCTCCAAGCGAGGACTCTTCAGCGGGATTATGGGGACGATCGGCCTTTTCCTTGGGGTGATTGTGTCCATCAACTATGTGGATAAAGTTACCTTAAGGGTTTTATCCAATATGAAGGTCTCGCCGGTGGTGGTCTCCTTTTTCAGCCTGATCTTCCTTTTCGCGATAGTTTACCTGGTAGTCAAGCTTCTGGCTTTTCTGTTTTACAAAGTGGCTTCTTTAAACCCGCTGGGGAAGATGGACAAGTTCGGTGGCATAATTTTTGGCTTCTTTCAGGGATGGATAGTTTTAGGATTTGTTCTGATCCTCTTGATCTTCCCGCCTCTGCCGCTGAGCCTGACCAATAAAATCGACACCTCTACTTTGGGTCCCATAATCCGGGGTTCAATTCCTTTGATCTATCAGGAAGCTGTTTTTCTCCATCCGCAAAGCCCCTCTTTTGCGGACAAGCTAAAAATAGCCCTAAAACAGGAGTCGCCAGAAGGGGTCAAAAGCCCATGGGAGTCTCTGGGCAGGACACCGCCTGAAAGAACCAACCGGGCCGAGATAATTGCCCAGGACCTGGATGAATATTTCGGAAAAGGAAATAAATAGAAAAGCAGTCAAAACAAGTTTAGGAGTTTATCCTTCTAAAGCTGGTTCCAACCCTTTAACCCTTTCCGCCGAAGGCGGATTTAACCTTTGAGTCTTCTTTGGACGAGCATACTCTCAGAGTTTTAGAATTTGACAAGATAAAAAAGATTTTAGACTCGAAGTGCTTATCGGAATTAGGTAAGAATAAAGTTGCTTCTCTTTTTCCAGTCACGGAGCAGGAGCTTATCTCAAAATGGCAGAAGGATACGACCGAGCTGAAAGAGATTTTGCAGTTCGAGGAGAAGTTTCCCCTGTATTCGGTTCCAGACCTCTCCGATTCTTTTAAAAAAGCGGAAAGGATCGGTGGATATTTGGAGCCGAGAGAGTTTCTGAGGATAGAGGAGATGCTAAAACTCTGCCGGCTGCTCCTCAAATTCATCCAGGAGAAAGAAAAAAAATATCCACAGATAATCACTTTGATTTCAAAGCTCAAACGATTCGACGAGCTTTCCAAAACTATAAACAAAGCCATAGATTCCTCAGGCGAGATAAAAGATAATGCCACCTCCGCTCTTTTTTCGATCAGACAGGGAAAGAATACCAATCGGAATAAGATATTGGAGAAACTGCAAGGTTTTTTAAAAATAAAAAAAAGGGAGGCACAAGAGGAGATCGTTACTTTAAGGGAGGGAAGGTACGTGGTCTCACTTCCCGTGGAGGAATTTCACAAAAGCAAAGGGATTGTGCATGACCGCTCCAGTTCCGGGGCTACTCTTTTTGTCGAGCCTTTACCAGTGGTGGAGTTGAACAACAAACAAAGAGAATTGGAAATTGAGGAGAAAAATGAGATAGAGAAGATTTTAAAGGAACTGACTTCCCTGATCAGAAAAGATATAGAGGACCTTCAGATTTCTTTGGAGGTAATAGCGGAGTTGGATTTCATATATTCCAAAGCGCTTCTATCCTTGGAGTGCAGGGGGAATGAGCCAAAATTCAATTCAGAGGGGTATCTTAATCTCAAAGACGCCCGGCATCCGATTTTGTATCTTTCCGGTATGTTATCCAAAGAAGAGATTGTTCCCCTTTCTTTAGAGTTAGGCAAAAAATTCAGCGTTCTGATTATCACCGGGCCTAATACTGGTGGAAAGACC
It encodes the following:
- a CDS encoding CvpA family protein; translated protein: MNWIDYVLIALLLVAIFIGSKRGLFSGIMGTIGLFLGVIVSINYVDKVTLRVLSNMKVSPVVVSFFSLIFLFAIVYLVVKLLAFLFYKVASLNPLGKMDKFGGIIFGFFQGWIVLGFVLILLIFPPLPLSLTNKIDTSTLGPIIRGSIPLIYQEAVFLHPQSPSFADKLKIALKQESPEGVKSPWESLGRTPPERTNRAEIIAQDLDEYFGKGNK